DNA from Flavobacterium aestivum:
TACTTCTACCAATCCCGTTGGCTCAAATAATAATGCATAAGCCAAATGTGCAACACCATAAGTGCTATGCCCATCCTGTATTGCTAATGACTTAGCAGATTTAATTGCAGATAATAAGCTTGGACTATAATCTAATTCATTCATAAGTTTAGTTTATTGTAATTTGAAATGGGATGTTCATAACGGATTGTTTTTCTAATGTTTCTTTTAGAAACAATCCTATTTTTTGCTTATTTTCTATCTGTAAAGCATATTTTTCTTGTAAAATGACCTCTATGTCAATGGTTCTGAATACGCCTTTTTTTCTTTGGTCGCTAATACCTACTCCATCTTTTATTACTATCTCTTCTGTAATATCTCTTAAATGATATTGTACGGCTGATTTTATATCTTGTTTGGTTACCAATCGCTCTCTGGATAAAAAACCATATCTAAGATTGATTAGTTTCTCGACTTTATTATTTCTATAAATTCCTCCAACTGAACTGGTTTCAAAAACGGTAGAATCCGGAGCTAATTCCGATAAAACGGTTTGTTTTAAAATTGTCCCGCTTTTTAAATTATTTGCAGCTTGCCCATTTGAAGTCCAATAAGAGCAATATAGAATTTTAGATTTATCGGTTTCATGAATCAAAGCATACACTTCTTCTTCATCATTTACCTGACTATAACTGCTATTAATTTTGTTTTCTATTGAATTGATTTCTTCATTGATTTTAGTCATCGTGGCATCAATATAATCTGCATTGATATTCGAAAAAATACTAATGTCTTCTCTTAACGCACGAGCTAATTTTTTAAGGAAAAATTTAGCATTACGGGAATCATAATTTTCTAAACCTCCGTAAAAAAGGGTAAATGTATTTGAAGTAAGATGATTGGGCTGTTTTATACCATTGATAAATTCAATATTCTTTTCGTTAAAAATCTTCATCACATCAAGAAAATGAGTATTTCTTTCGGCTTTCATAGGAAAGAGACGTCCTTCAATCTTAGCATTATGAACCCTATGATTTAATTTTCTATTGACAATTGGAAACGTATTTATTTTTATTTGAATTTTATCCAATTCTTCTTTAGAAAAGATTTCAGGAAACACAAATTCTAACCAAATCAATCCAGAATTTAACTTGCTGGATTTTAGCACTTCTTTATCTATTTGAAACTTATCTAAAATGGTTTCATAGACTAGATTTTCTGTATCTAGTTTTAATTTATAAATAAAATTTTTATAGAATGCTTTTACCGTTTCTGTATAATGCTTGTTATCTCGAACTTTATCGAAAGTTTCATTTTCTATTTCAAGAATATTTCCAGCGGTATCCTTTACAGTTACAAATTTTAAAAAGGCATCCAATGATGAATTTTCGGTTATAAATGTAAATTTTAAGGAATTTAGTATTTCCAGATTTTCTTTCGAAATATCCAATCCAACCCATATACGATGATCTAAGATCTTGTTTTTTAGAGGCAAATTCGAGACATTCTTTAAAGAGTCAATCAAAAAGGAGTCATACATTTGGAAACTAACCTCACCCTCAATAATGTTTTCGTTTGCAAAAGGAGTAAAATGAATATCATAATTAATATTATTCATCATGCTCGATTTTACGACAAACTCAGTATCATCATTTAGAATAACAACACCGTTAGTAGAGGTTGTACTGGCTAAGGCATGAGCAGGCATTGGCAAATTCCATTGACTTGGTACAATTTCCTGAGCTATACGCTCGATAATTTTATTATCAGATTCTACTCCTTCATGATGCAAATAATAAAGTTCATGTACAAATATCTCTAACAGCATCATCACCAAAGGATCTGCCATATTGATATCATCTATTCCCCAAATTTCTAAGCATTTTTTTTGTATCCTGTTTTTTATTTCGATAAACTTGGCGTCTTTCATATCTTATATTATTGAGAAATTGGGCTTATATTTAATTTTGTATGAAAATTAAAAGGAACTGAACTATCTACGATAGAGCCTTTTACGATTATGTTGGCTTTTCTCCTGATGCTTGATCTTAACTCTTTATCATCGATCTCATCTAAAGAAATGGTAACTTCACTAAGAACTAGCCTTTTTTCAAATTCGGTAATGGATTCGAATAATGATTTCCGAACCAAATCTTCCCAATCTCTTTTCTTGATATGTTGATTAAATTCTAAATCCCAAATGATAGTTCCATACTGAGGTGTCTCTGGAATTTCTCCAAAAGAAGTTGTAACTATCATCATAATATTATACGCTATCGATTCTTCTATCTTACAAAAATTCTCTTGAGAACCTCTTAGTAAAGATTTGAAATTAACCGGATATTTTAGATATTTCATTTTTAAATAATGGTAAATTGTTTTTTAACAAAATCGGGGCCACTAGTTTTTTTTTTACAAACCAGTACAAAAATCGAAATAAAAAACTTACTAATCAACTTAAATTACAAGTATTTTTTTTATTAATTTGCACTATGTAACTAAAAATCTTATAAAATTATGAGCATGTTCAATTATGGTATTGGTGGCAATGAGGTAAAAGTTGATGCTAGTGAATCAATTTTGGAAATTCCTTCTAACAGAACACTATTAATCCAAAAACTTACAAACGAGCAACCTGTCGGCCCCGAGGCAGTTTATGATTTACAAACGGTAGAAGCCGTTTTTGACAAATTCAAACCTAGTGTAGATTTTGAATTTACTACTGAGGATGGTTCCGATTTGAATGAAT
Protein-coding regions in this window:
- a CDS encoding GPW/gp25 family protein, producing MKYLKYPVNFKSLLRGSQENFCKIEESIAYNIMMIVTTSFGEIPETPQYGTIIWDLEFNQHIKKRDWEDLVRKSLFESITEFEKRLVLSEVTISLDEIDDKELRSSIRRKANIIVKGSIVDSSVPFNFHTKLNISPISQ